Proteins encoded within one genomic window of Ranitomeya variabilis isolate aRanVar5 chromosome 4, aRanVar5.hap1, whole genome shotgun sequence:
- the LOC143766364 gene encoding uncharacterized protein LOC143766364, which yields MDRDKMAERILQLTLEILFRLTGEDYTVVKKTSSERCQDPVPEGWGSPITKPPPHPLIHEDINVQKILKLTYKMIELLTGEVPIRCQDVAVYFSMEEWEYLEKHKDLYKDVMMEVPQPLTSPDLSSKRTTPERCPHPLLSQDCKQEDYSVPLDHQGEDLAHINTTETYVRGDEGCKEEIPTFDYTEDDCTRRSEGQLTSSIFKTDDLEIPQDTIEVNPITPDIPSSLHSKDQSSDSLKQVLSSDSLPTTEENQSDKISIKKRTAPKSEKPFSCSEYGNSFPLEKSFLEHQTIQISENRFSCSKCGKCFNLKSYFVKHQRTHTGEKPFSCSECGKCFNRKQHLDYHQRTHTGEKPFSCSECGKCFNRKQHLDSHQRTHTREKPFSCSECGKCFNWKQDLDRHQRTHTKIKPFSCSECGKCFSRKQHLDSHQRTHTGKKPFSCLVCGKCFTEKSTLVSHQRTHTGEKPFSCLDCGKFFIKKSSLTSHQRTHTGEKPFSCSDCGKCFTHQSTLVTHQRTHTREKPFSCSECGKCFNHKAHLNIHQRTHMGGSIFPVQNVENVL from the exons atggacagagacaagatggcggagaggatattacagctcaccctagagatcctcttccggcttactggagag gattacacagtagtgaagaagacctctagtgagcgctgtcaggaccctgtgcctGAGGGATGGGGAAGCCCAATCACgaagcctccacctcaccccctgatccatgaggatatTAACGTCCAGAAGATCCtcaaactcacctacaagatgattgagctgctgactggagag gttcctataaggtgtcaggatgtcgccgtctatttctccatggaggagtgggagtatttagaaaaacacaaagatctgtacaaggacgtcatgatggaggttccgcagcccctcacatcaccag atctatccagtaaaaggacaacaccagagagatgtccccatcctcttctttcacaggactgtaaacaagaagattacAGTGTTCCcctggatcatcag ggtgaagatctggcccatattaatactacagagacatatgtgaggggtgatgaggggtgtaaagaggagattcctacatttgACTACACAG aagatgactgtaccaggagatcagagggacagctgacatcttcaatttttaaaacaGATGACCTTGAGATCccgcaggatacaattgaagtgaatcctattactccagatataccatcatcccttcacagcaaagatcaatCATCTGATtccttgaaacaggtcctgtcttctgattcattaccaactACTGAGGAAAATCAAAGTGACAAAATAAGTATTAAAAAACGAACTGCTCCTAAATCAGAAAaacccttttcatgttcagaatatggaaatagttttccccttgaAAAGTCTTTTCTTGAACATCAAACAATTCAGATATCAGAGAATaggttttcttgttccaagtgtggaaaatgttttaacctgaaatcatattttgttaagcaccagagaactcacacaggggagaagccgttttcatgttcagaatgtgggaaatgttttaaccggaaacagcatcttgattaccaccagagaacccacacaggggagaagcctttttcatgttcagaatgtggtaaatgttttaaccggaaacagcatcttgatagccaccagagaacccacacaagggagaagcctttttcatgttcagaatgtgggaaatgttttaactggaaacaGGATCTTGatagacaccagagaacccacacaaagATTAAGccattttcgtgttcagaatgtggcaaatgttttagccGGAAACAGCATCTTGACagccaccaaagaacccacacagggaagaagcccttttcatgtttagtatgtgggaaatgttttacagaaaaaTCAACTCTTGTttcacaccagagaactcacactggggagaagcccttttcatgtTTAGACTGTGGCAAATTTTTTATAAAGAAATCAAGTCTTACCagtcatcaaagaactcacacaggagagaagccattttcatgttcagactgtggaaaatgttttacacaccAGTCTACTCTTGttacacatcaaagaactcacacaagggaaaagccattttcatgttcagaatgtggaaaatgttttaaccacaaagcgcATCTTAATATACATCAGAGAACCCACATGGGGGGAAgcatttttcctgttcagaatgtggaaaatgttttatga